Within Schaalia sp. HMT-172, the genomic segment CGCCGCCCTCCTCCTGGTCGGCACAGGCGCCCTGGTCATAGCCCTGCGCCGCAAGAAGTAACAGCGCGACCACCACTTGCCCGTGCGCAAACGTCCCACATTCGAGGTAGTCAGTCGGGCGATCGCAGGGCTCTCTATCACGCATCAATCCCGAGATACGCCGAGCAACCACGATGGATCCCCTCCAGGTCGACGAGCAGATACATCGATCTCAACGCTGCCGCGAAGCAGAGCAGCAGGTAGTGGCGAGACACCGCCCCAGGTCCTTTGACGATCGCGGGGGTAGCAGTCCGCTCGTCGTCAAGGTTCTTAACTTCTACCCGCAACCCCCGACCAGCACCAGCTCACCCACACTCAACTCGGAAGATCCCATACACTTGTAGGAGAACTATCCTCCACCGGTAAGGCATCCCATGGCAACGACGCCCACCCGCACGCGCCGCGCATCCCTGCGCGCCCTCACGATGACCCTCGGCCTGTCCCTCGCCCTCATCGCGCTGCCCGCACAGGCGCGCGCCGATGACGGGGGAGAGGCCGCGCCGCAATCCACGCCAGAGGCATCGACCGCAGCCCAGTCCGCCCCGCAGGCCGCGCCGTCCGACCCACCCAGCCCCGCGACCACGGGCGCGCCCGAGGCCACCGCCCCCAGCGCGAGCGACCAGGACCGGGGCGCCCAGGCCTCGTCGGTGGCGAACGAACCCCCGACCGTTGGCGCCGCCGACGAGACGGGACAAGGAGCGTGGCTGCGCGACTCAATCGGCTGGTGGTGGCGCCGCCACGACGGCACCTACCCGGCGGGCAGCTGGGCGCGCATCGCCGGCTCGCGCTACTTCTTCGATCAACGCGGCTACATGGCCACCGGATGGCTGCGCGACGGCGGCCACTGGTACTACCTGGCGCCCACCGGGACCCTCATCGGCGGGTGGTTGAAGGACGGGGGAGCGTGGTATTACCTCGATCCGAACACGGGCGTCATGGCGACCGGCATGGTGGGCGTGGACGGTACCTGGTACTGCATGGACTCCTCGGGTGCGATGCGCACCGGGTGGGCGCGTCTGGCCGACGGCTGGCACTACTTCGCCCCCAGCGGCGCCCAGATCGGCGGGTGGCTGAAGGACGGGGGAGCGTGGTACTACCTCGATCCGAACACGGGCGTCATGGCGACCGGCATGGTGGGCGTGGACGGTACCTGGTACTGCATGGACTCCTCGGGTGCGATGCGTACCGGGTGGGCGCGTCTGGCCGACGGCTGGCACTACTTCGCCCCCAGCGGCGCCCAGATCGGCGGATGGCTGAAGGACGGGGGAGAGTGGTACTACCTTGACCCCGATAGCGGCATCATGCGCACCACCCCGCTCGAACTGGGCGGGCGCCGCTACGAGTTCAACGCCTCGGGCGCGTGGCTCGGGTACGAGGCGCCGGCCGGCTACCTCCAGCCCACCGACCACATCACCGGGCTCGGAGACCAGACCAACACCCTGACATGGGGCATGAACGGCGTCAAGGTCCGCATCGTGCAGCAGCGCCTCGGCCTGTGGCACGCCACCAAGCTCGCCAGCGTCGACGCCGCCTTCGTCTCCGCCGTCACAAACTTCCAGCGACGCGCGGGCCTGAGCCCGACCGGAGTCGTCGACCGCGCCACCTGGGACGCCATGGACACCGGATACCCCTGGACCGTCGACCAGTACCAGGCCAGCCCGCTGCCCCTGACCGCCACACGCTCAGAGCGCATCGAAGCGCTCATCGGATACGCGTGGAACCAGACCGGCTCGTCCTACACGTGGGGAGGCGCCGGCCCCTACGACCTCGGATTCGACTGCTCCGGCCTCGTCCTCCAATCCCTGTACGCCGCGGGTCTCGACCCCCAGCCCATCACCGTCATCAAGCACGGGTGGCCCGACTACCGCACGTCCCAGGAACTCTACGCCTACCCATACTTCCAGCACGTGCCGCTCGCCCAGCGCCAGCGCGGAGACCTCATCTTCTACAGGAGCGGCGGCGTCGTCACGCACGTGTCCATCTACCTGGGCGACGACATGATCGTCCACACCGACTGGATGGGCCGCCCCGCGCGCATGGACCACATCACCGCCAGCTACGGGTGGGCCAACATGACCCCCGACGTCGTGCGTCCCCTCCCGTAGGGACACCACGCAAACGGGTCGGCCCCGAAGCGGGGCCGACCCGGGGACGAGGGAGGCAGGCTCGCGCTCGCGCCCGACGAATACCCTATCCGCGCTTGAAGAGGCGCCGCGCCGCGCGCGTGGGGGCCGTCGCCGCGCTGCGCAGCGACTCCCCGAGCGTCGGCTTATCCTCCAGCTCCTGACGCAGGGCAGCCACCTCCTCACGCAGCTCGTGCACCTCTTGATGCAGGGCCTTCATCGTGTTCAGCAGGTTAACGTGGACCAGGTTCAGCGAGGAATGCATCCCGGAATCCACCCGCAAGAGCTCCTCGCGCGTGCGCCGGTAATACTCCGCGGTGAGCAACGCCTGGCCCAGGTGCGGAGACGACGGATCCTCCGTCGCCAGCATGGCACGCAGGTAACGATCACGGATATGCAGGTTGTCCCACGTGTGCAGATACGCGTCCGTCACGATCGAATTGCCCAGCGACGGATCCAGCGTGTCACGGTGATGCCAGAAGGCCAAAGGCCCCTCATCAATGAAACCGACGGGGGAATCCGCGAGCAGACGCAGGTTGAAATCCCAATCCGCCTGCGTCTGCAGGGAACCATCCCAGTGACCCACGCGATCGGCGACCTCGCGGCGGATCAGCTGAGAGATCGGCGGCGTGTAGTTCTCCACCATCATGTCCACGAGGGAGAGGCCGTACATGTCCGTCGACAGGACCTCGCGCTCGATCTCAGTGCAGGTCCCGTCCGCACGCACGCGCTCGCGGATGATCTCGCAGCGCGTCGCGACGCCCCCGGCGTCGGGATGCTCGTCCAGGTAGGCGACCGTGCGAGCCAGGAATTCCGGGTGCCAGGAATCGTCGTCGTCGTGGACCGCGTAGTAGCGGTTATGCGAAGCCTGCAGGCCGCAGTCGAGGGCAGCCTCGCGGCCCTTCGACACCGCGTTGGTGACCACCTGAATCTTGGCGCGCAGCTCCGCGTCCTGGGCGTCGACCACCGAGGCGACCTCGGCCTCGTCGCCGGCGTCGTTGACGATGACGACCTCGTAGTCCGTGAAGGTCTGCGATCCGATCGAGCCCAGGGCTCGGGTGAGCATCGCCGGGCGATTGCGCGTGCGGACGACGACGGTGACTGTGGCGCTCATTCTGTTTCTTCCTTCTCGCGGACGGCGGTGGTGGCGGGCTCAGGCAGAGGCTCCGCAGGCGGCGCGATGGCCGCGTGGACGGTGGGGGCGTCCGCTTCCTCGGCGTCACGCACCCGCGGGCCGATCAGGTAGGAGCCCGCGATCAGCGCCAGGGTGTATCCGGCCGTCGCGATGATCCACAAGGTCATCGGGGTGATCGGCGCGCCCGCCCACCACCATTGGATGTTGCCGTTCAGGTTGCCCGGCGCAATCCAACCCAGGTGTGGGATGTACAGGAGTCCGCTGACGTAGCGAGCGATCGTCGTGTGCATCGCGACGGCATCGACGACGCTCATGAAGAAGACGAAGATCGTCAGCTGCCCCTTCGTGATCGAGGAGTTCTTACGGCTCGAGGCGAGCCAGATGACCAGCCAGATGCCGAGCAGGGGCAGTGCGTAGCGCGAGTGGTAGCCGCCGAGGTTGGGGAACGTGGGCGGGGTCGCGATCAGGAGGGGGATGCCGGCCATCGCGCCGAAGACCATGAAGGCGGCCAGGGCCTTGCGCCAGCTCATCGCGCGCGCGCCGAAGAAGATCACCGCACCCAGAACGAGGAGCCCGATGATCGTCGTGTAGCCGGGCAGGTGGGTATCGCGCCAGCCGGGTCCCGAGTCCAGGCCAACGAATCCGGCGAAGTACTCGGGCAGGTAGCGGATGTTCATGATCGCGATATCGATGCGCTCGCGCAGGGTCACGGACGCATCAGACTGGGCGATATGTTCGGACTGGCCCGACCCGAGCATGCACCACACGCCGATGATGCTCAGGACGGTCGCGATTCCGATCTCGGGCAGGTGACGGCGCGTGGCCGCCAGAATCAGGATTCCCAGGGAGGCAACGAAGACGTAGAAGGCAGCGTCGCCTCGGGACCCGTAGCACAGCAGCGCCGCGAAGGCGGCCGCGCCGAGGAGAGCCCAGCGTCGCCACCCCTGCGCGTTGAGGGCCGAGTAGAGGGCCGCGCCGTAGCAGAACACGCCGGTGATCGCCCACGACGAGGGGTTGTTGGAGGCAATAAAGTACAGGCCGATCGGCGTCCACGACACCAGGGCTGCTAAGAGCACGCTGAAACGCACGGACCGGCGCGACAGGGCAGCGATCGCCCCCATGAGGATGATGGCGATCCCGGCGTTGATGGCACGCATGACCCACACCGAGTGCTCGACGTTGTGTCCGGTGAAGAGATGGTGGAACTGGTAGAAGCCGTAGGGGTATTGACCGTCGTTGTAGCGGTCTGTCGGAAACATGGTGTCGTCCGAATACTCGTAGATGCAGGCGTGCGACTTGTCAGCCTTGAATGCTTCGCACGGCGCATGCGACGTGGTCACGGGTGCCATGACGTACAGATTGCCGTCGATCGTGGTCGTCGCGCACGAGGAGGTGGCGGGGCGCGGACACCACGAGGAGACCAGGTGGTAGTCGTCGTCGGGGGAAGCACCCGGGGGCGAGGCGAAGACCCATCCCGCGCTGACGGCGAGGACGCCGAGCACGACGATGATGAGGGCGAGCGGTCGGGCCGCCGAGGCGACGAAACGATCCCGCAGGGGAGCAAGGTGGTCGGCGAGCGCGCGTGCCATGGAGTGAACCAATCTGTTTCGGACGGATACCCATAATTTACACGAGTCGCCGCCACTTCGGCCGCCGTGAGGCCGTGGTCGGGTTAGAAGACGACCGGCCAGTGGGGCATGCAGGTCGTCAGGGTTGCGTGGGCGCTCGTGGCCTCGGCGAGGGCCTGCTCGTAGGCGGGGTTCGTCTCCGGCTTCTCGCCGCGCTTGAGGGCCTCCTGGGCGGCGGCCTGGTCGGCGTATTCGGGGATGGCGCCCGAGTCAAGGGCGGCGTTGCGGTCCACGTAGACGTTGAGGGCGGCCAGGGCTTCGCGCGCGGTGTCGTCGGTCGCCGCGGCGCTGAGCTGCGTGGCGTAGTCGTTGCGCAGGGTCGCCGCGAAGGCCTCCCACGCGTGGTGGCGCTCGTCGGCGGTGGTTTCTCCGGCGCGCCGCGACGCGACCGTGGAGTACGCCTGCCCGGTTTCGGAGGAGGCCAGGGCCTCAGTGAAAACGGCGTCCATGGCGGCGCAGCCGGGGGAGGCCGCGCGCAGGGTCGGCATGGAGGAGTTCGCCGGCTGTCCGGGGTCTCCCGGGGATACGGACGTCACGGGCACCGACTGGTCGGACTGGGCGGAGTCGGTGACCTGGCACGAGGCCGTGGCCAGTGCGCACATCGCGAGGAGGAGAGCCGCGGGGGCGAAACGAGTCACGAAGAGTCCTTATTCGTTGGGGATGCGTCCAATGTAGCAGCGCGGTGCGGCAGTAGTGGGACCTCGTGCGTGGCGAATAGTGACGTATCCGACGAGGCTGCGGGGGTCGCGGGTCGGGTTTGCCGTGAATGTGCGGCATAATGGTGGGCAGGAAACCGGTGAAAACCACCCTCGGACGCCCACGGGCGCGCAAAGGAGAATACCCATGAAGATCGTTGTGACCGGCGGCGCCGGCTTCATCGGAGCGAATTTCGTTCACACGCTGCTGGAGGACCATCCGGACGTTGACGTCGTCGTCCTGGACAAGTTCACCTACGCGGGCAACCGCGCCTCCCTGACTGACATCCCCGCCGATCAGGCCGCGCGCCTGAGCGTCGTCGAGGGCGACATCGCGGACGCCGACCTCGTCGACGGCGTCGTCGCCGGCGCGGACGCTGTTGTTCACTTCGCAGCCGAGTCGCATAACGACAACTCGCTGCTGGACCCCTCGCCCTTCATTCAGACGAACCTGGTGGGCACCTTCACCTTGCTGGAGGCCGTGCGCCGCCACAAGGTGCGCTTCCACCACATCTCCACGGACGAGGTCTACGGCGATCTCGAGCTGGACGATCCCGCGAAGTTCACGCCCACCACGCCCTACAACCCTTCCTCGCCCTACTCCTCGTCCAAGGCGGGTTCGGACCTGCTGGTGCGCGCGTGGGTGCGTTCTTTCGGCGTGGAGGCCACGATTTCGAACTGCTCGAACAACTACGGTCCCTACCAGCACATCGAGAAGTTCATCCCCCGCATGATCACGAACCGCCTGCGCGGCGTGCGCCCCCGCCTGTACGGCGACGGCCTGAACGTGCGCGACTGGATCCACGTGCGCGACCACAACACGGCCGTGTGGGATATCCTCATGAAGGGCCGCATCGGCGAGACCTACCTGATCGGCGCGAACGGCGAGACGAACAACCGCGACGTCGTCGCCATCCTCAACGAGCTCATGGGCTACGCCCCCGACGACTTCGATCACGTGACCGACCGCCCGGGCCACGACCTGCGCTACGCGATCGACAACTCGAAGCTGGTCACCGAGCTCGGCTGGGAGCCGCGCTTCACGAACTTCCGTGACGGCCTGGCCGACACCATCGCCTGGTACACCGAGAACGAGGCCTGGTGGGCTCCCCTCAAGGAGGCCGTCGAGGCGAAGTACGCCGCCGAAGGGCACTGAGTCCTTGGGTAGCGTGACCCGAGACGACGGTCAGCCTCGCCCCCGCGTCACCGTCCTCATGGCCACCTACAACGGGATGGCCGAGGGCGGGGCGTGGCTCGACGAACAGGTGGACTCCGTGCTCGCCCAGGTGGGCGTGGACGTGTCCCTCGTCGTCTCCGATGACGCGTCGACGGACGCGACGCGCTCCCACCTGGAAGAGCGCGCCGCGGCCGACCCGCGCATCACCGTGTTGCCTCAGCGCGACGGTGCCCCCGGCGTGACGGGTAACTTCCTGCACCTCTTCACGACGCATCCCTTCGACGGGTCCTTCGTCGCCTTCACCGACCAGGACGACGTCTGGCACGAGGACAAGCTGGCCACCCAGCTCGCCCTCATGGCTGCCACGGGGGCGGATGTCGTCTCCTCCAACGTGACTTCTTTCGAGTCGCTGCCCGGCGGTGGAGTGGGGGAGCGCCGCCTGATCCGCAAGTCGCAGCCGCAGCGCGACTGGGACTTCCTCTTCGAGGCGGCCGGGCCCGGCTCCACATACGTGTTTTCTCCGCAGGCGCACCGCTCGCTCGTCGGCGTGCTCGCGCGGCTCGACTACAGCCAGATCGGCGTGCACGACTGGTACGTGTACGCCCTTGCGCGCGCGATCGGCCTGACCTGGGTGATCGGCGAGGAGCCAACCCTGGAGTACCGCCAGCACGGCGGCAACGTGCAGGGCGCCAATTCGGGTGCGGGCGCTCGCGACGCGCGCATGGAGAAGCTGCGCAACGGCTTCTATCGCGACCAGTTCATCCGCACGGGCCGCGCCGCCCTGGCCGTGGGGACCTTCGACGCGCCGCGCCGCATCGAGCTCGCGGCGATCCTGCGCGAGCTTGAGGCCGACGGGCAGTGGGCCCGCCTGCGCTTTGCCCGTCGCTGGTCGCAGATCAGGCGCGACCGCCTCGAGGGACTCAAGCTCGCGGCCGCGCGCGTCCTGCGCGTCTGGTAGCCGCTAGCGGGCGTAAGTGACCAGCCCCGCGTCCGCGGCCTCCGTCGCCAGGATCTGGGGGAGGCGCTCCGGCGAAACAACGTGGGGGTCGATGAGGACCACGCTGCGCCCTCGCATCCACTGGTCGAGCACTTGCCCTGCCCCGGTGCGTCCCTCCCACAGGAGCGCGACTCGCGACCCGCTGACTCCCTCTGGGGCGCGTAGCCCCGCCAGGGCCTCGTCCCGCGCGCTGGCCAGGAGGTCGGGGGTGTCCACGATGAGGGCGTCGGGTGCCGTGGCGATCTCGGCCAGCGCGTCCACGGCCCCGTCGAGCTGCGCGTCCCAGGCGAAGGACAGGTAGGCGCGGGGCTGGGCGAGCACGTGGGCGCCGGCCGCCAGCGCGTCGCGTGCCTGGGACCCCAGAGAATTTGTCACAAATAGATCGCCGGGCAGGGGCCGTCGCGTGTCGAGGGGCTCCCATCCCATCGCGCGCGCGGCGATCTGCCAGAGCGCGTCCTGCCAGGGTTGAAGGGACGTGTAGATGCGAGTTGGTGCCGGTTCGTCGGAGCCGAAGAGGTCAGCGGCGAGCTCGTTTGTCAGGTAATTGGCGATCTTGGAGAGCCATCTGCTGACCACGGGTCCTCCCAGCTCGACTCGTTCCTGTCCGTACTGGGTGAGGGCGGGTCCTGACCATCCGTTAATCATGCTGACAAGGGTAGTGAGCCTCGTCATATTATTTGTTGCAAAGTCGCTCATAGTCGTGAGTATATCGAAGGTCCCAGGCTTTCCAAGTACCGGGTAACTGTGAAGTCATTACAAAACTGTAAGGATCTACCGGTGGGTCAGGTGCTACTCTAAAGGTCTCAATAACGCGAAACCGCTTGACTTCCTGCAATGACACGCGTGTAATTCTCGTATTGATCGATTCGTTATAAGGAGTCTTCCGCATGTGGAACATCTTCGGTGACGGACCCCTCGAGTGGTCCGAGGACGCCGATGCGGCGCTGTACGCCCGCGTTGACGGCCCCCTTGCGTGGCAGCAGCACGCACTGTGCGCGCAGACGGATCCCGAAGCATTTTTCCCCGAAAAGGGCGGCTCCACTCGCGAGGCCAAGGCTGTTTGTCAGGCATGCCAGGTGCGCGAGGATTGCCTCGAGTACGCGCTCGCCAACGATGAGCGTTTCGGTATCTGGGGTGGCATGTCCGAGCGTGAGAGGCGGCGCCTGCGCCGTATGGCCGGTTGATTCCCACGTCGCGCTCCGTCGGCGCCATCCTCGTCACCCGGGGTGACGCGCCGCTCACCCAGTCCGTTCTTCGGGCCATCGATGCTCAATCGATGGCCCCGGACTCCCTTACCATCATTGACGTCGCCGGGCGCCACGTCACCCCCTTCCCCGCCGACCGCGTCCCCGCCGGAGCCGAGCTCGTGCGCGTGGGCCGCGCGCGCACCCTTGGAGACGCCATTCGCCGCGCGCAGGCCCAGGGTGCTCCCTTCGCCTCCGCCCAGTGGTGGTGGATTCTCCACGACGACTGTGCGCCCGAGCCCGAGTGCCTGAGCGAACTCGTCCAGGCCGCCGCCGTCGGCAAAACAGTCGGCGCGGTCGGAGTTAAACAGCTGAGCTGGGACGGGCAGCGTCTCCTCGAACTCGGCATCTTCGCGACCTCCAGCGCCCGTCGCCTCGAGCGCATCGGCGAGGAGGAAATCGACCAGGGCCAGTACGACGGCACGACCGACGTACTCGGCGTCGGAACCGTCGGCATGCTCCTGCGCGCCGAGGCCTACCGGGACGTCGACGGCTTCGACCCCGCCCTCGGACCCTTCGGCGACGGCCTCGACATGGGACGGCGCCTCCACCTCGCCGGCTACCGCGTCATCGTCGCCCCGCGCGCCCGCGTGCGTCACGCCCGCGCCTCCCTCACCCCCGCGCTCGAGGCCGGCGCCGCCCCGGATACTACCGCGTCGGCCGACCCCGCCGAGGCGGACGCCCTCCGTGAGGCCGAACAGGCCAAGTCCTTCCGTCGGCGCCGCTTCGCGCAGCTATACAACTGGTGCAAGGCCACTCCGGCGCTCGTCCTGCCCTTCCTGGCGGCCTGGCTCCTCGTGTGGACCCCCGCCCGTGCCCTCGGACGCATCGTCACCGGCCGGTCCTCCCTGGCCGTGCCGGAGATCGCCGCGCTGCTCTCGCTGATGGGCGCGACCCCGCGCCTGCTCGCCGGGCGCGCACGGGCCGCCAAGAGCCGCACCGTTCCGCGCTCCGCGCTGCGTTCTCTCGAGGTGACGCCCGCGTCGCTGCGCAAAGAACCAGCCCACGTCGACGAGGATGAACACGGCGAACGCATCGACCCGCTCATCGTCGCCTCGATGCGGCGCTACCGTCTTCGGTCGGCGTCCGCCGCCGTCGGTCTCCTCGTCCTGACCTCTCTTCTCGCGGCCCTCCAGTGGTGGGGGTCGAGCTCCGGACTCGTCGGCGGCGCGTGGGTCTCTGCGCCCGCCTCGTGGACCGAGCTGTGGAACGCCGCGTGGTCCGGATGGATCCCGGGCGGCGACGGCTACGCCGGGGGCGCCGACCCCCTGACGATCCTCCTGGCCCTGCTCAGCGCCCCCGCGGCGCCCCTGGGCATCACGCCCGGCGCGGTCGCGACCTTCCTCCTCGTCGCTTCCTCGCCCTTGGCCGCGATGGTCGCGTGGGTGCCCACCCGCTCCCTGACCTCCTCGCTGCGGGTCCGATTTCTGCTCTCGCTGGCCTGGGCGCTCGCACCCGCCCTCCTCGTGAGCGCGATGCACGGCGTCCTGGCCGGCGTACTCGCACATGTGGCCCTGCCGGTCCTGGCCGCCTACTGCGCGCCCGAGGCCCGCCCCCTGCTCGTGGACGGCGCCTCCGGCGTCACCAGCGCCCCCGTGTGCCCGCGCGGCGTGAACGCCGGCTGCGCGGCCCTGGCGGTTCTCGTTCTCGGATGCTGCGCGCCCATCGCCGTGGCGGCGAGCCTCATCGCGCTCGTGTGGCGTTCGCGTCGGCGCGCCCTCGTCGCGCTTCCCGCCGCGCTCGTGTGCGCCCCCACCTACGTCTCCATCCTCGCCCGCCCCTCGGCGTGGCCTGCCCTCGCCTCCACGACCGGTGGCGTGCACGCCTACACGCGCGCCTCCTCGTGGATGGCCCTTCTCGGCATGCCGGCCGCCCCCCGCAGCGTCCTTGAGGGGACCGTGCTGGGAGCCCTTGGCGCCGGGAGCGTCCTCCTCGCCGTCCTGGCGCTCGCGCGCCACCGGTCGCGCTCCCTCGGCGCCCTCGCGTGCGGCGCGCTCGTGGCCGCGGCAGCCGGGTGGGCGGCCTCGCACGTCGGCGTGGGCCTCGACGGCGCCTGGGTGGCCTCGGCCTGGACGTCCCCGGCCCTGTCCCTGTCCTACGGCCTCCTGCTCCTGTGCGCGGCTCGCGTCGGCGCGCCGGTCACGACCGACGAGGCCGTGGCCGCGTGGGACGGCCCCCGATCCCTCGCGCTGCGCGCCGCCGGGGTCCTCGGCGCGCTCGCCCTCCTCGCGGTGGGCGCCACGCAGTCCGCGGCAGCCTTCGCGGCACGCGGGGACGCCTCCCAGACCCCGACCTACGTGCTCGCCCAGCGCGAGACGGTCTCGCCCGTGGGGACGCCCATCGTCTCCGCCGTCGCCTCCCAGGCCCAGCGTTCGCCTCGCGCCGGACGCATCCTCGTCCTGGACGGAGACCCCGCCAACGGCACCGTCGACGCCTCCCTGTGGCGCGGCGCCGGTCAGTCCCTGACGGATGCCTCGCCCTCCGTGCGCGCCCTCGCCCTCGCCCGGGCCCGCCGCAGTGCGGCCACGGGCACGGTGAGCGACCCGGCCACGGCCTCGCTCGCGCAGGCGGCCTACACGCTCGTCGTCTACCCCGATGACGCCACCGTGGACGCCCTCGCCGCCCACGGCGTCGACACGATCCTGGTTCCCCTTGGCGCCAGCGGCGCCCAGGCCCTCGCCTTCGGCCTCGACCGTGCGGCCGGCCTGGAGAAGGTCGGCGACACCAACTCCGGGACGGTGTGGCGCGTGCGCCCGGACGCGACCACGCCCTCGCGCGTGCGCGTCGAATCCCCCGCGGGCGTCACCAGCCCCGTGGGCGCCTCCCAGCTGCGCGTCGACGGCGACGTCAACGCCATCGGTACCCTCGTCCTGGCCGAACGCGCCGACTCGGGCTGGCGAGCCTTCGTCGACGGAGTCCCCCTCGCGGCCGCCGACCCGGTCGACGGGTGGGCGCAGGCCTTCGACATGCCCGCCGCCGGTCACCTCACCGTCAGCTACGACGCCTGGTGGATCATCCCCTGGCGCATCGCCTCAGGCATCAGCCTGGTCATCGCAGCGGCCAGCGCACTATCCGCGTGGAGGAAGAGATGAACGTGCACCGGATTGCCTCCCTGGGTGCCATCGCGCTCGCCGGGCTCGGGGCCACGGTGCTCGCCTCTGGGTCCCTGTTGATCGACTCCGCTCCCGCGAGTGTCGAGGGCAGTGATCAGAGCGCCCACCCCTCGCAGGTCCAGCTCGCCTGCCCCACCGGCCTCGTCGACCCCTTCAACACGACGAACGTCGCGGCCGCGACCACATGGTCCTCCCTGTCACGCACCCCGATCAGCCCGGCTCCGGCCTCGGTGACCGGCGTCGGCGGCGTCATCCCGACCGCGCTGACCCTCGCGGGGCAGGGCGGCGGTGAACTCGCCGGGCTCAGCGCCGTCGGCTGCGCAGCCCCGCGTACCTCCCAGTGGATCGCCGTGGGCGCCACCACCTCCGGCGCCGACATGGTCCTGATCCTGTCCAACCCCGGCCCCACAGCCTCGGTCGTCAGCGTCGATGGGTACGGAGCGACCGGCCCCATCAACGCCTCCCCGCGTCAGGTGACCGTCGCCGCCGGGACGACCGTGTCCGTGCTGCTGGCCGGATGGTTCCCCGACGAAGGTTCCCTCGCGGTCCACGTGCAGGCCGACGGGGGAGGCGTCGCCGCCTGGGCCCAAGCCTCGCTCATGAACGGCGAGATCCCCCAGGGCACGACGCTCGCCTCGGCGGTCGTCCCGGCGACCACCCAGACGATCCTCGGTGTCGACCCCTCGGGTACCTCCCTGCTGCGCCTTCTCGCCCCCTCGGGCGAGGCGCACGTCGCCGTGTCCGTCGCGGACTCCGACGGCGTTCACCCCCTCGGCGGCGGGCAGGCGACGGTGGCCCAGGGCAGCACCCTCGAGATGCCCCTGGACGGCGCCTCCAAGGACTCCACGCCGATCGCCCTCATCGTTTCCTCCGACCGGGAGATCGTCGCGCAGACGACCACGATCACGCTGGGCGCCCCGTGGGCCGAGCGCGCGAACGCATGGGTCATGCGCTCCAATGCTGCGCCCGCCACCTCGCTCACGCAGGCCGACATCCCCGGTCGGCGCACCCTGGAGTCCATGGCGACGCAGGTGCTGTCCACCTCGCCGATCCGCGACACCTCGGTGGCGACGGACTCCGGGGTGAGCGCGACGCGCGCCAGCCTGCTGCTCTACGCGCCAGCCACCGGTGCCGAGGCCTCCCGGCAGGACGGCGACGAGCAGTCCGGCACACCCGCGCCCACGGCGACCCCGAACATCTGGGCCTCCCCCTCACCCGCGGCCACGAGCGCGCAGTCCGGAGACCGGGGCGCCGCCCAGTCCACCGGCACCAGCCCCTCCACCCCCGGCGCCGTCACGGTGACCGTTGGCGGACGCAC encodes:
- a CDS encoding NlpC/P60 family protein; protein product: MATTPTRTRRASLRALTMTLGLSLALIALPAQARADDGGEAAPQSTPEASTAAQSAPQAAPSDPPSPATTGAPEATAPSASDQDRGAQASSVANEPPTVGAADETGQGAWLRDSIGWWWRRHDGTYPAGSWARIAGSRYFFDQRGYMATGWLRDGGHWYYLAPTGTLIGGWLKDGGAWYYLDPNTGVMATGMVGVDGTWYCMDSSGAMRTGWARLADGWHYFAPSGAQIGGWLKDGGAWYYLDPNTGVMATGMVGVDGTWYCMDSSGAMRTGWARLADGWHYFAPSGAQIGGWLKDGGEWYYLDPDSGIMRTTPLELGGRRYEFNASGAWLGYEAPAGYLQPTDHITGLGDQTNTLTWGMNGVKVRIVQQRLGLWHATKLASVDAAFVSAVTNFQRRAGLSPTGVVDRATWDAMDTGYPWTVDQYQASPLPLTATRSERIEALIGYAWNQTGSSYTWGGAGPYDLGFDCSGLVLQSLYAAGLDPQPITVIKHGWPDYRTSQELYAYPYFQHVPLAQRQRGDLIFYRSGGVVTHVSIYLGDDMIVHTDWMGRPARMDHITASYGWANMTPDVVRPLP
- a CDS encoding glycosyltransferase family A protein yields the protein MSATVTVVVRTRNRPAMLTRALGSIGSQTFTDYEVVIVNDAGDEAEVASVVDAQDAELRAKIQVVTNAVSKGREAALDCGLQASHNRYYAVHDDDDSWHPEFLARTVAYLDEHPDAGGVATRCEIIRERVRADGTCTEIEREVLSTDMYGLSLVDMMVENYTPPISQLIRREVADRVGHWDGSLQTQADWDFNLRLLADSPVGFIDEGPLAFWHHRDTLDPSLGNSIVTDAYLHTWDNLHIRDRYLRAMLATEDPSSPHLGQALLTAEYYRRTREELLRVDSGMHSSLNLVHVNLLNTMKALHQEVHELREEVAALRQELEDKPTLGESLRSAATAPTRAARRLFKRG
- a CDS encoding DUF2142 domain-containing protein, whose amino-acid sequence is MARALADHLAPLRDRFVASAARPLALIIVVLGVLAVSAGWVFASPPGASPDDDYHLVSSWCPRPATSSCATTTIDGNLYVMAPVTTSHAPCEAFKADKSHACIYEYSDDTMFPTDRYNDGQYPYGFYQFHHLFTGHNVEHSVWVMRAINAGIAIILMGAIAALSRRSVRFSVLLAALVSWTPIGLYFIASNNPSSWAITGVFCYGAALYSALNAQGWRRWALLGAAAFAALLCYGSRGDAAFYVFVASLGILILAATRRHLPEIGIATVLSIIGVWCMLGSGQSEHIAQSDASVTLRERIDIAIMNIRYLPEYFAGFVGLDSGPGWRDTHLPGYTTIIGLLVLGAVIFFGARAMSWRKALAAFMVFGAMAGIPLLIATPPTFPNLGGYHSRYALPLLGIWLVIWLASSRKNSSITKGQLTIFVFFMSVVDAVAMHTTIARYVSGLLYIPHLGWIAPGNLNGNIQWWWAGAPITPMTLWIIATAGYTLALIAGSYLIGPRVRDAEEADAPTVHAAIAPPAEPLPEPATTAVREKEETE
- the rfbB gene encoding dTDP-glucose 4,6-dehydratase, translating into MKIVVTGGAGFIGANFVHTLLEDHPDVDVVVLDKFTYAGNRASLTDIPADQAARLSVVEGDIADADLVDGVVAGADAVVHFAAESHNDNSLLDPSPFIQTNLVGTFTLLEAVRRHKVRFHHISTDEVYGDLELDDPAKFTPTTPYNPSSPYSSSKAGSDLLVRAWVRSFGVEATISNCSNNYGPYQHIEKFIPRMITNRLRGVRPRLYGDGLNVRDWIHVRDHNTAVWDILMKGRIGETYLIGANGETNNRDVVAILNELMGYAPDDFDHVTDRPGHDLRYAIDNSKLVTELGWEPRFTNFRDGLADTIAWYTENEAWWAPLKEAVEAKYAAEGH
- a CDS encoding glycosyltransferase, with protein sequence MATYNGMAEGGAWLDEQVDSVLAQVGVDVSLVVSDDASTDATRSHLEERAAADPRITVLPQRDGAPGVTGNFLHLFTTHPFDGSFVAFTDQDDVWHEDKLATQLALMAATGADVVSSNVTSFESLPGGGVGERRLIRKSQPQRDWDFLFEAAGPGSTYVFSPQAHRSLVGVLARLDYSQIGVHDWYVYALARAIGLTWVIGEEPTLEYRQHGGNVQGANSGAGARDARMEKLRNGFYRDQFIRTGRAALAVGTFDAPRRIELAAILRELEADGQWARLRFARRWSQIRRDRLEGLKLAAARVLRVW
- a CDS encoding WhiB family transcriptional regulator, coding for MWNIFGDGPLEWSEDADAALYARVDGPLAWQQHALCAQTDPEAFFPEKGGSTREAKAVCQACQVREDCLEYALANDERFGIWGGMSERERRRLRRMAG